The segment CAAAACTtatgaaattgaaaaaaaaaaaaaagcctcgTGATTGTTTAAATCATTTAGAACTACATTACTAAACCCCAAGTCAATGCATCAAGTATTTCTCTCAGTTGAAATTTCAAACAATATGTCAAATGCGTGATTCTTTGCCAATGCGAGTTCACACACAACTTTGGGGAAACCAGCCTACCAAGATTGGAAAAAGCGTTGCACAgtacaattaaaataaataaaatgtaaaaagcaAATAACGTCCAGTAAGTCCAAACTGCAAATACCCAAGTAAAATTTCGGTCTTCGTTTTAATCAAATTGGAAAACAGCAAACTCACCCTAAAAAGCACAACATCTGCAGTGGTGGACAGATACCAGTCTGACAAATGCCAGCCTCCCCTTCTCTGGAAGTTCAGCACTAGAACAAATACATTCTCCCACACACAACTCAAGTGAAGGGTTAATAATGTGATATAGCATAGGCAACTACACCTCTACAGGTCTAATGTTCAGTTTAACTGGGACAAAGTTTCCCCAAAGGACTACATTACCTAGCCAACTATTCAACTCTGtgcgtaccaaatggcaccctattacctatataatgcacaacatttgaccagggccctggtcaaaattagtacACTTTATAGGTAATAGGATGCCACTTGGGACGCTTCCAAAGCTTTTACTCTACCAAGTCAACTAGGATCGTAGGCAGCTGGCACATAGCACATAGAAATGGTCTGATATCGTTTAACCCCTTTACTTCGCTGCCAAATCTATTATATAAGCTAGCTAAATCACTCTCAGCTAACAGCATTCAGCCTACTTCTGAATGATATTGCTATACCatcatttatttatatttacaatACACAGAATGTGTTGCTAAACCTGAATATCCTGCATTGATGTGGAGAAAACAAGATTTTGCCAAGACCATTCCGGTCAACTCTTCAACCTAAGCACAGGCAGTCAGGTTTGACTGCATCGAccttagcctggtctcagatctgttcgTGCCCTTGCCAACACCATTGCTGTCATTGTTAAGCCAAACATGACAATTACATAAGGAGTTAGGGCAAGAGAGccaaaacagactggcacccaggctacaaCATATCTATTCCCTAGGTTTCCATAAAAATAGCCTAACTAAACTACAATCCCATTGTGAATAGTAAGTTGTAAACAGAGAGCCTGACTGATTATCAGTATGTATGATCTGAATCCGTTAGAAGACGGGAAATCCAGACAAATCAGGAAATAAAGATAAAAACAGATTAAACAACTTCAAATAAACAGCATTGGACCAGGAGACTGCGATCTGCGAGTCGGACCGCGCATTGCGCTGCTCCTACCCAGAGTGGATTTcagctttaaaaaatatataataataattcacCCTTCCTTCCGCAAACAAGAGCCTTCCAGCTCTGGGCAAAAACCACCGACATAAAACTGTAGCTTGATTGTTACCGATAATTTTGTTGACCTTTATACAGATAACATAGTTGAGACAATAATTACCAAGCCTcaaattatatattttattttcaatgaaaTAACAGAGGATCATCTCTAACGGCCTAATTTCAGGTCATCGATTCCGATTCTAGAATGTTAGAATCACAATGAGTTGCTTGTTCATTCCATGAGAATCAGTGCAACAGCACACTGAACTGAAGCACTCTGTCCCAATCTGTTTGCTTAGCAGCAGTCAATGCATTAACAGACATCTTAATTAATCAACCCAGCTTATCTACAGTCATTCATCCTTGCCAAACCTACGCccagaagaaaaaaataataataacatgtCTCGTCGTCACTGCGTTGTTAGTGATATCTTTGTATGTGTACACgacatgtatgcatgtatgttcTTTTCTTTAGTGCATATGTTTCTTGTTGACCAACATCTATTCTTTAAAATCAAAAATGGTAGAGGGCCTTAATACAGAGCCCAAATGTCCCACCTCTCCTCAGTTAGAGAAGAAAATGAAACGGCCTCCAAAGAAAGCACATTGATTTTAAAATCACTGATTTTAAATTCTGTGAATACATTTGTTTACGAGGCCTAATTGAGATCTTTTTCCTTTTTAAAAATCACTGTGAAAGTTCACACTTCTTACGCAGTTTCTTTTTTACCCTACTTTCTCCTGGATGTCCCCAGGCTTCCATTTTCATTTCATTGTCATTTCACAAAGCTTTTTTTCCTTTCTTTGGGACAATGCtccaggaggcagacaggaggcgGCTACCATTAAGATTGTTGCTTTTATATGCAtttcattttttatatatttatatccACGTATATATTTCatacttttttgtttgttttcgtTATTCATACCGGAAGTTTTACTTTGGCGATACCGGGGGGATGTTCTGCTCTTTGCCGGTGTGTCGGGGGCCTCCTTGGGGGGAGCTGCGGCAGGCTGGTTGGGGGCCCCGTCTCTGTTCACGGAACTTGAGGCCCCCGTAGCCTCCCTGTCTGGAGGGCCCATTGCTGCGGTAGTAGCCTCCATCCCTGGAGTCCCGGTCTCGATGATCACGGGGACGGGCCTCCTTGCACTCCCAGCCACCATCCCTATCCTGGGCTTTGTCCAGCCGGTCTCCCCTTGGGCGGTCGCCCGAGCTGGTGGTAGAGCTGGAGCTTGGCTCCTCTACCTTATTGACGCGCAGCTCACGCAGAGGCTGGGCTAGCGTGGAaggggaggctgaggctggggggGCCGGAGGGGGGGCTCGCTGGCACACCTCGGCATAGCTAAGCTTACGGGGCTCCTGAACAAGAGCCAGAAAAAAGGAACAATGAGTCCAGAGGAGCAGATGTAGATCTAAGAGTTCAGGTAGAGAATGGAAACCAAATACGTTTCATAAAATTAAGAAGCAATCCCAATGTAAAACAAAGCAATCATCTCTAAATGGCTAGATTAGAGGTACAGGATTATCTTTGGTGCCTCACCACTGATGCAGGGGTAGCGGTGGTGGCTGGGGTGCTGGGTGTAGCCGGAGTGGAGGACACTGTGTTGGGTTGAGGCTTGGGGCCAGGCATAGCTGGCTGTGTGGAGGGGACTCCGGGTGGGTTGGCTGCACAGGGAGCAGGTGTGGGTGGGGTTACTTTGGGGGCTGGGGCCTCTGCTACCCTCTCCACCTTCTCCCACTTCTTCTCCTGATGGGGTACACTACAGAAGAACAAAAAGCAGGAAGGAAAGGAAAGCCCCATTTGACCCAAAGTTAGTTTAAATGCCATTATAACTGAGGCAGACCTTTGTATGCTTCTTTGAGCTCTATTTATTGACGATTCTAGTCAATTCAGCACAACTTTATTGGCAGATCACTAATTAACAAGGCAAGTCTCTAGAATTAATCTGACATTAGCTTTACAGCTCATTGACTTGATGCTAGCCAGTGATCTAGCAATTTCGTTTAAAGATTGGAGGAGCAGAATTTCCAGCTAACatacaaaaatgtatgcactcactaatGTAAAGCACTCTGTTTATAttttatttagcagacgctcttatccagactaACTTCTTTTGgattagggggcagtattttgacatccggatgaaaagcgtgcccaaattaaactgtctgctactcaggcccagaagctaggatatgcatataaattggtagatttggatagaaaagaaaagtttctaaaactgttaaaataatgtctgagtataacataactgaaaCGGCAGGTGAAACCAGAGGGCAtatcacccccccaaaaaattatcCTACCAATGATTTCAATGGCTGGCACTTTTATAGTACGGCGAAATCGTGcccgattgcagttcctagggcttccactagatgtcaagcctttagaaagagtttcagtcTGGGTTCAGGAAAAGTTTGACAGAAATTGTATTTTTTCTAgatggctcccattttggctgtagtgtttccaagtgcATGAATGAGAGcgtgttctttggtatttttctccagtAAAGACAatgattctccgtcttaaattttaaCGTTTATTTgagtattagggtacctaaggtttgattataaatgttgattgacttgtttggataaaTTCTTTGGTAACCTTTGCgattaattttgtatgcattttgaaggagggaaaccgAGTGGATTATTGACTAAAGagtgccagctaaactgagtttttatggatataaaggacattatcaaacaataccatttgtgatgtatctgggaccttttggagtgccaacagaagaagatcttcaaaggtaaggcatatatTATATCACCATTTCTGATTTTCGTGTCGCAAATCCCTTGTTGAAAATGGTTTGCTACGCATGTGTGTGCTGGGCGCTgccctcagataatcgcatggtttgctttcgcagtaaagcctttttgaaatctgacacggtagctggattaacaacaaattaagctttattttgatgtattgcacttgtgatttcatgaaagtttaatatttatagtaatttaaatttggcgctctgcaatttcaccggaagttgtcgaaTGGGACACTAGCATTCCACTGATCCGCAAGAAGTTAAGTCTCTATACACAAAGAGTGATATTACACTCTAACCCTCTGAAAAAACATGTACAGACTTCAGCCTATTTTCCCTTACCTGGGGGCAGGTACATGGATGGGGGTTCCGTGGGGGAGTACAGCAGGTTTGGCTGCAAGCTGAGCAAGATTAGAGACACACACTGCCTCCTCATGTCCTGGGGCTGGGGTCGGGGCTGGGACTGGTCCGGCACCCACTTCCTTGCTGGATTCCTTGTTTGCTTGTTCCGGCGTCTGTAGAGAGAGTAAGGAAAGACTGAAGTCAGCATAtgagcaaaaaaaacaacaccCAAAACTAACTTGAGATCTGCATGTAAAACTCCAGTTTGTGGTTTACGCAAAAGTCTGAGTTGATCATATGCATCTCAAGTTAGGATTCTGCCCAAAATGAAGTGATAGGAGTGTGGTAGTTAACCATAGGGATCCTGTCTTAACCTTGTCTCTGTTCAGTCCTCGCACCACGTCTGACATCCTGTTCTCCAGTAGGGGCTCTCCCTGTGTACTGGCTACACAGCCCGGCAGCGGGGGGAAGTTAGTAGCGGCCAGGTCAAACTTAGGGACCGGCTCCTTTACCTCAGCCAGGGGTATGGGCCTCTGGGGGGGAAAACAAAGAGAACATTTACATTTTGCACCATACAAACTCAAAATGTACATAATAACAAAATAAGCttaaacaaacaaaaagacaTGCAAACCAGAAAAAAAAGGCAAGATAGTTGCGTTGAAAACCGGTTTGGTCCAGATTAAATCTATTATGCAAAAGCCAACTAAATACATATAGTAACTGTCATTCGTCTTGCAACAGTACCGTAATCcgctcatcctctctcctccttcttgtGCCTCTGTATGTAGTCCTTCTGCAATCGAGGACAGAAAAGGTTTTTAAAAGTGGTTCAGAAACTAGTACACAAGTGTTCTGTTAACTGACTTAACATTCTCCATCAGACCTTCAGATCTCATAATCTTAGCGCTCATCGGGACAGGTGTGGAGGATCATAGCttaggggagagggggagcgtaggtagaggatgaggaggagagaagggaaaagACCCAAAGCCAGTCACACTCCacagcctgctttcccctcatgCGCATCAAGTTGTCATCACTAGGTCTGATGAGATGACCTGGAAGAATTCACCACTTCAAAAACAGAATGTCATTGTTCCATTAGGAGGATAATACCATCCCTGAGGACCTCACTGTGTTCTGTCATAATACTGGATcgagataaaaaaaaatatgtaactttcacccCTTTTTTGTGATATCCAAATTGGTATTTACAGTCCTGTCCCGTCACTGCAGGTCCCCTATGGACTCAGAAGAGGTGAAGGTCGAAAGCcacgcgtcctccgaaacacgaccctgccaagctgcactgcttcttgacacactgcttgcttaacccagaagcaccaaagtgtcggaggaaacaccgtccagctgGCAACCAAAGTCAGCTTGCAAGCGtctggcccgccacaaggagttgctagatcGAGATGGAacaaggaaatcccggccggCCATACCCTTAcataacccagacgatgctgggccaaatgtgtgttccagtcacggccggctgtgacccagcctgggatcgaacatgcgtctgtagtgacgcctcaagtgttgcgatgcagtgccttaaactgcTGCGCCAAATCGGGAGGCCCCCCGAGAGACCTTTATGAATAAAAAAAAAGTTCTTAAGTATCAGGCTCACCTTCCGCGTCCAGCCATGCTGCCGTCATCGTTGAGGTCcgaggaggtggagatgagggggaAGGCTGAGGTCAGGTCTGGAGGTGTCTGGGTCTGCAGAGGTCCAGGGCCAGTGGTGGGGGGCTGGGGACTCCTCATGCCAGTCAAGCTCTCCAGGAGAACAGGAGCCACTTCGCCTGGTCTCCCCACCTGGGGCTTCACGTGTGCCCTAATAAATACGACCCAGGGTTACAGAGGCTAATCTTGGCACAACTGGGACGTGGTGGGGATACAAATAGCATGCAGCAGCTAGGCCTACATTTGATGATATATACGCCAACATGCAACTGATGTGCGAAGAAAACTAGAAGACAAATGTCGGCTGAAATTAACTTTGCAAGAGTATTACTAACACCGCACCACCCTTTCAATTCATGCATTTGTTTTTTCAAGCCCATGCTTAAAAGAACTTCAGATATCAATCTTTGAAGTTGTCGGGACAGGTGCGGAGATTCAGGGTTTCGGCGGGAGAGGAGTGGTTAGGGGTGAGcacaggaggagaaacagagacccaTTCCCTCCAAAGACTGGTTTCCCTCTATGCACATCAATGTGTCATCAGGTCCAACCAGTGTCAGGGTTATACATGACACAAGAGTACAAAAGAATAAGCCAATCATTACGTCTGCCCACTACTGATCTTAAGAAATACATGCATTTGTTAATGGTGGACGCatttctcaatttaaaaaaatacactgCAAAGTTAACGTGGGAATTCGTACCAATTCGCCAGCTAAAATAAGGTTATTTCTTATTCAGGTTGAAATGGCAGTTTGCAAAGGAAAAGTTATCAGTCAATCATTTTTGGCTGACCAAATCTCTATTCCACATTACAGTAGCTAGCCGTCTTATTTAATACAGTCATCATATGAAACAGATTAGGTAACAGGAATTTCCCTCACCTCTTAGTAAAGGACATTTGGTAGCATGACTACATTAGCAAAGTACAGCTGTACTACGGAAACATTTATAATGAAACTAAGAGATGAATAAATAAAATGGATGGTTAGTAAGGATGAGAGAAACGGTTAAA is part of the Oncorhynchus masou masou isolate Uvic2021 chromosome 33, UVic_Omas_1.1, whole genome shotgun sequence genome and harbors:
- the larp4aa gene encoding la ribonucleoprotein 4Aa isoform X2: MSSDQGGEPRLLQEEGDPGPKTCVVDDTPLGIGGGSGGMVTSKGAGLNPNAKVWQVSVAPAEVPPDGAQWPPADVTEGYSESVSSPGCKPYTVGFTILEDSSSSVASTAEITVNGMDPPDLGFTPTETTTGTSGETKLTEERPLSSENLRDSLKKELEFCFSRENLSKDLYLMSQMDSDQFVPIWTIASMESIKALTTDMELILDILRSSPMVQVDEKGEKVRPNHKRCIIILREVPETTPVEEVESLFKNDNCPKVISVEFAHNNNWYITFQSDTDAQQAHRYLREEVKTFQGKPIMARIKAINTFFAKNGYRSMDSSMYAAQTQSQYNPNLYMQHVYSPQQQYPLYGIVPQTWTPSPTPYFETPLAPFPNSGFVNGFSSTGHYKTGNNSLNMTRPYNRNRAHVKPQVGRPGEVAPVLLESLTGMRSPQPPTTGPGPLQTQTPPDLTSAFPLISTSSDLNDDGSMAGRGRRTTYRGTRRRREDERITRPIPLAEVKEPVPKFDLAATNFPPLPGCVASTQGEPLLENRMSDVVRGLNRDKTPEQANKESSKEVGAGPVPAPTPAPGHEEAVCVSNLAQLAAKPAVLPHGTPIHVPAPSVPHQEKKWEKVERVAEAPAPKVTPPTPAPCAANPPGVPSTQPAMPGPKPQPNTVSSTPATPSTPATTATPASVEPRKLSYAEVCQRAPPPAPPASASPSTLAQPLRELRVNKVEEPSSSSTTSSGDRPRGDRLDKAQDRDGGWECKEARPRDHRDRDSRDGGYYRSNGPSRQGGYGGLKFREQRRGPQPACRSSPQGGPRHTGKEQNIPPVSPK